The Nitrospira defluvii genome contains the following window.
GCGGTTCATCCCCACTCGCGCGGGGAACACGTATCCCCCCAAAACACCTCAAAATCGTGAGACGGTTCATCCCCACTCGCGCGGGGAACACTCAGTAATCGCTCTAACAACATAGGGTCTCTCCGGTTCATCCCCACTCGCGCGGGGAACACGATGGCGCCGGAGTGCCCACTGCCATACGTGCCGGTTCATCCCCACTCGCGCGGGGAACACTCCATCACCCGGCGTGCCGAGTTCGAAGCCACCGGTTCATCCCCACTCGCGCGGGGAACACGACATTATGTTGAGGATTGTGGACGACCAGGACGGTTCATCCCCACTCGCGCGGGGAACACCGCGTCACCATTGCCAGCGACTCAACCGGTATCGGTTCATCCCCACTCGCGCGGGGAACACTTGACGGAAGATGGACGAGAAGTAGTCGATGGCGGTTCATCCCCACTCGCGCGGGGAACACGCCGGATGGCAGCATGGCGCCGGAGTGGATGCCCGGTTCATCCCCACTCGCGCGGGGAACACGATAACGGCTCACGTGGCAGTTCCACGGCGGTCGGTTCATCCCCACTCGCGCGGGGAACACTCTGCGTGGCCTAACATTCCGGGGGCCTGCAACGGTTCATCCCCACTCGCGCGGGGAACACGTCTGCTTCATCGTGGGATTCTTTTCTGGCGGCGGTTCATCCCCACTCGCGCGGGGAACACCTCGGCGACATGCTTTGCTTCCCGGCTGGCACCGGTTCATCCCCACTCGCGCGGGGAACACAGTCGGACGCACTCAGGAAAGAAAACAAACGGCGGTTCATCCCCACTCGCGCGGGGAACACGTTGTGATAGATGCCGAGATGCGTGGTGGTATCGGTTCATCCCCACTCGCGCGGGGAACACGGCGTTGCCTTCATCATTGATCCGGTAAATGCCGGTTCATCCCCACTCGCGCGGGGAACACATATAGCCAGATTGCCACCGGATCGCCTCATGCGGTTCATCCCCACTCGCGCGGGGAACACGGCGGCGTATATGAAAAGGTATAGGTCAAGGCCGGTTCATCCCCACTCGCGCGGGGAACACCAGTAGGGAAATCTCCCCACGAAGATCCAGCCCCGGTTCATCCCCACTCGCGCGGGGAACACTGTGATTTTGAAATCCAGATCCGTATCATCATCGGTTCATCCCCACTCGCGCGGGGAACACACTTCCTACAAAATATTGATGCACCAGGACAATTTCACGTCCCTAAAATCTACCGACCACATTCACAACCTGGAGATCTTACGAAGAGGGCTGCGAGGACTCCGGCGCGCTTCCACTTTCAGGCAGGAAACTAACAAGTTTTGCGCCGTCCAGCTCCACTGGAATTCGACGATTCGTGCCAAGCGTCACAAAATCAAATCCCGCTTCGTTATTGCTACGCCAGGCCATGACAGCATTGCCTTCTCCAATTCCGGCTTCGACTTGGCTCCACACATGCTCCCGCACCTTAACCGAATAGTTACCGACGTACACCCCTGCCCGGATTTCCAAGAGCCAGACTGCCAGTCGCCCGCGCAACCGCGGCGGCGCATTCTCAAGTACGATGACCAGCATCGCCGATGTTGTCCTGATTCGGAATAGCCGGAAGCACTTGCTCTTCGAACGGCGTAGGGCGAGGAATTTCTCCCGCAGCCAGCATCTCCTCAATGCCCGGGATGATGCGCTCTAACAACTTGGTTTCACGGAATCTATCTCGACAGGCCAAGCGCACCTGCTGTTCAGCATTCGGGGGATTTTTCGCCGCGATCCGGAATGCCAAGGGCACGACCGTCTCAAACTTGTAGATGTCCGCCACATCATAGACGAACGAGAGCGGTTTGCCGGTGTGAATAAACCCGATTGCTGGAGCATACCCTGCTGCCAATACCGCCGCTTCTGTGACGCCGTACAAACACGCGGTTGCGGCCGAGAGGCAACGGTTTGCGATATCGCCCTGATCCCAATCTTCGACATCATAGTTCCGAGCCTTCCATTGCACGCCGGCTTGCGCCGCCACGCGCTTGTACATCTCCCGAACACGAGCCCCCTCGATCCCTCGCAACTGCTCAACCGAGCGGCGTTGGGGTGGCTCCTCGCCAAATCGCAGCGCGTACATTTTACGCACAACTTTCAGCCGCAATTCATCGTCGAGGGCAAGCTTCGCCTGATACAGCAGACGATCTGCCCGCGCACCGCCGGGCTGGCCTGCCGAATACAGCCGCACCCCCGCCTCCCCGATCCATACCAACAATGTTCCGACGCGAGCCGCCAGCGCACAGGCGGCGTGAGAGACCCGCGTGCCCGGTTCCAGCATCAAGCACACCACCCCGCCGACGGGAATGTGTGTGCGCACTCCGTTCTTGTCGACGACGACAAACGCCCCATCCAAGACATCAAGATGGCCGTACTCGATGTAGAGCACGGACAAACGCTCTTTAATCGGGATCGGTTTCAACGGCGGCAGAATGTCAGCCATGCGACGGCTCCAATCCCATTTTCCTCATGCTATCGGCGCCACCGATAGAAGCCCAAGTCCCAATGCTTTGCCATGCCCGATACCCGTATGCAGCACCTTCACAAATGCGTCCGGATCGATCACCGTCAGCAAGCCGTCGTACAACACCGAAAAAATCCGAATCCTATTTCCATGATGTTGCATACCGCTTAGCATCCGCTCTTGCGAGACTGCCACATCGAGGCGCGGCTCTTGCTGTTCTGATCCAACAAACGAGGGAAGCTGAGGAAGCACAAATCCGTGTGCCTGCCCTTTTCGCTGAATCCACTGCTCCTGTTCGACGAGTTGGAGCAAGCCTAGCCGCTTCCCATTGCGACTCACACAGGGGTTGGCTCTGAGCCGAAACCGATACCGCTGGCCAGGTCTGAGCGCATCAAGCTTCAATCGGTTCTGCAGATCAATAGGAGCATCCGCCTGTGCAAGCCATCCCCTCACGCCAATGCCATCCCAGTCTGGGGCCGTGCGGCTTTGCACAAGCAACCGTGGATACCCGTCCGACCCAACTTCCGGCTCAAGTCGCCACAACACTTCGCCTTCAGGACATTTGTGCTCTGGCCGGCTAAACGCGCGGCAGAGCGTGGAATGCAGTTGATACGGATCGGCCAAGTCGCGGCGGGCTTCACGGCAACGTGGGTCTAGATAGATTCTATGGAGAAACATGGGCCACCCCCCTGAGGAAAGGGAATCCACTCCGAGCGGACAAACCGCGCGCCAAAGCGCCGCTCGGCAAACGAGGACAATGGTTGATCCATTCGAAGCACGCCCGAACCATCCTCTGACTCCAGAGACATCAGAAGCTGCTCAGGTAGCGCTTCCCATTTCCGGCGTGTGGCAATCCAGGGATACCGAGCCAATGCTTCGCGCAACGGCATATCCTGCATTGCGTCCGCCATCCAAATAGCTTCGGATGGCACATAGGATTTCCGGCCAAGAGCCAGAGGCCAGACAGGATTACGCAGCGCAGCATGGAGGCTTCCCAGCAACGCAACGTTCTCAGCTCCCACTCCGACTAAAAAAGCTGCGTCCGCCAGATAGTCTCGTGTCGTTACAGCCGTTTCATGAATCTTAGACCTGTCAGCTGAAATGATGTGCTGGGCAGTCTGGTAATCCCGCTTTGGCATGCCCGGCCTATCATGGCGAACACCCAAGGTCAAATGCGTGAGAGGCTCCAGATCAATCCAATTCTCACGATCGATCCCCAATGCAGCGGCCAGTAGACCAACGACACCGGACTTGCTGGGCTCCTTCCCCGTATCGCGTTGGTCAAAACGACTGGTTGTACCCCATGACTGCATGGGACCGACAAGCCGTAGCAACAGAGTGGGCATGAGTTACTCCTTCACGGCAGCGAGACTTTTCTCCAGTAATTCCTTCAAGCTGTTCACCGAGATCCCAAAGCCATCGAGTTTGGTCTCCGTGAGATTCAACACGAAGGTTTGTCCTGCGTTTCCATAGGCTGCGCGTAGCTTCTTTGCTTTGTCGACCAGCTTCTCTGCGGACACCTGGGTAAGCGATTCCTCCTTGCGGACGCGAAGAGCCGTTTCAAAGGCGTTAGCAAGGTTTGACGGCGCAGTATTACGACGAACGGACACCGCCACGAATTCTGGTTGGTTGTGTGCCGCAAAGGTATTCTGTTTGCCGGTCGGTTCGGCAACAACGAAGCCTTCCAGAAATGCCCTCAACCCTTTCTCCGCAAGGTCGGTATCCTCCTGAAGATTCTTCACCAGCCCGTCCCAATCTACTACGGCATACCGATAGAAACAGGCTGAATTGAACTCCACCGTGCCCATCATATCTGCGCCAGCCGTGTCTTCAGGCTTCAAATCGTCCACAGCCGTATAGAAGTCGAACTCCCGCTCAACTGCATGGGTCGAAATCGCATGGGCCACCTGGCAAGCCGCGTGCTGATTCTTCTCCGGCATGTCGGCAAGCATGCGCCCGAAAAGGGCGACATCGACGGCCTTGCCGCCGTTAAATACTTTGTCGAGCGCCTTTTTCAGTTCAGGATCAGCGCCTTGAGCAGCCTGCTTCTTAGCTTTTCCGGCCTTCTTTCCCGCTACAGGAGAGGCATTGTTTGGGCTAATGGACTGCCATTTCTCATGGATGATATCGGCAACGCTGGCGATTTCTCGCTCTCCTAAAAACACTAGATACTCGCTTTTCCCATCCTCCTTAATGGAAAGCTCCACTGCGGCAAGGGCCTGACGCGTTTTCTCGTCAGCCTCAGCTTCACTGTGCCCTTTCGCGACAAGATATTCGGTTATTCGCTCAAGGATACGTTTAGTACGACGAGCCAAATCATCTGAGGCCAGCCCCCCATTCTCCACCAATCCCTTGAAGTGTTGGCGCACCGCCCGCTTGAGACACTGGCTGGAGACGCGCGCACGGCGACTACCACCAAACCAGGCGTCTTTGGGAGCGCCGGTATCGTCGCGGTTGAGATTCGATGGGGCAAAGTTTTGCAAGGCGTGAATTTCGATCAAGGTCTTCATGCTGGCTGCTCCTCCTCGGTAACGGATTCTGCTTCTGTTTCTGTGTCGTCTTGCAGATTTCTGTAGAAATCTCGAGCCCAGCCGTTCTGGGTTCGTTTTTGACCATCGTTCCAATAAACAAGACCTGTCAGCAGCGCCTCAAAATCGATGGAGTAATCTTTGAGTAGCGTAATTACCTGTCGAAGACGGTGGGGCAACTCATCACTGCTCGAATCGAGCAATGTGATGAACCGGCGCTCTGTGCTGGTGGAATCACTTGCCGCTTGGTGAGCGGCACAGGCCTTTCCAATAGTCGTCGGAACTTCTGCATGTCCTTCCCGCCAATGTGCAGCCCAAAGGCCGGCAACCAAATAGTGCATCTCCCGCTTCCATTCATCGCTCTCATTCCGCACAAAGGGTTCGACATAGGGATACGCGGGTGGAAACGCTCCCGGATCAAACGCAAGGCTACGCCGTAATACGGCTCTCACCTTGGTATCTTTCTGATTGAGGCCTTCCAGCCATTCAATAAATCTCCTCATGCTTCCTCCATCGCCGGTGTAAGTTTGAGGATTTCCTCATCGAGTTCTCGTAGCTTGGCTCGTATCGGCCATTCGGCCTTTACCAGCGCCCGGATAGCCCAGGCATCGCCCATTGAAACCGAATTGCGATGCTGTTCCCATGCCTGTTTAAGGACAGCCCGGACTGAGATGAGCCACTGGCAACGGATGTCCCCGGAGTCTCGCTCCCGAGTGTATTCGCGTAGGATCTCGTGAAAATTCGATTCAAGAGTGGACCAGTACCAGGAATTTGCTGTGATCTGCGTTACGAATTTCTTGACGTCGTTCTTGTCTGGTTCTCGCTCCCCTCGACCTAGAATATGTCGCGCGTAGGATCGAGAGGCTAACCAGAGAGATCTTTGTGCATCTTCTGCTTCATGAAGGAGCTGCTTGATTTCCGTTCGGATGAATCGGTCTCCACCTAACGCTTCAGGTAATACAAACCGCTCCATGCGCCAGTACTCGATCTTTGCCTTGTTGTTCGCCTGGCCGAGAACCATCATGGATCGCGGGAAACGTTTCGGGTTGAGTCGAGTTATCGCAATAGCATGTTCTATAACTAGCGGACCTAGATGCGACGAGTCAGGCAGCAACGAATCAAAATCCCGCCATAGACCCCGGTCTCGAAATTGGATTGGCAACTTTCCATTCTTGTCATCAATCCTGTAAGCCAGCATAGGATCTATCTGGCCCTTAGAAGAATCTCCAACCCCAGAGGCAAAACCAAGCTGATCGACCCTACCCGAATCATTCTTCATCAAGACAATAGCTCGAGTTCGCCAGGTATACCGGTCGGCAAAACCATTTGCAGGGCGCTTTACTCCATCCTTCAACGTCTTCACTGATTCAGGCTCTCTCTCCCACAAAGGAAGATCCATAGCGGCAACTTCTCGGTTCTCGGGGATGAGAGAAAACAGAAGGGTATCCTCAAGATCATTTCCGAGCGGTAGAACTATTGCAGCCGTAGCTGAAGGTGCTGTGCCAGTATGTGAAAGTTCACTTTTTCCACAACTTACAGAAAAAGTTTGGGTGGCCAGAATCCAGCGTGCAGCCGCAGCTTCTGAAATGGCGCCAGGTGCCCCTACATCCACATGATCGAACAACACCTTGGCATTGTCGGCATTATGCTCGGCCGCAAGCACTGTCCAGGATCTCCATATGTTCGGCTCAAAGGTTGGAACCTGCCCAAAGGGACGTGTCTCATCAAACAGCCAGAATCGATCCCGCCACTTGGCCAGGTAGGCTGTGACCTTGTCGCTCGGCAAGCCGCTCTTAAATAAATCTTTAGCTTGGTCGATGTCCGTTGGTCCCTCCAGCGCCCGATACAGCACCGCGAGCAGAAATCGATGCAACGCTGCTACTACCAACGGCGACGGGTCTTCGATCGCGGCAATGTCCTTGGCCCGCAGCAGGACATCTTGAATGCCCAGTTCGCCTCGGCTCCCACTAAGGAATCGAACCGGAATCCACTTTTCGTCAATGAGGTTGAAGCGGCTCATTCTGTCTCCTTTGGTTCGTATACGATCCCTAAATCGTCATCGAGTCGCACGGTCGCGTCTTCCTCCCAACGCCCATCAGCGTGCAAGAACAGCGGGAAGCAACTGCGCAAGAGCGGTGATTCCTTCCAACCTTCTGGCACTCCCATTTTTTTGAGTCTCTGGACCACAGCCATTCTCGTAAGATTCACACCCCGCAAGAACCATTCTTTGGATTGCGCGAAATCCGGTGTGGTCTTAGACTCAAAGCCGTCATCAGCCAACAAAGGAATCGCGATAATCGAATCCTCGCCAAGTCTTGTCTGCGCCATGAGGGCTCGATGAATGCCTGGCTCATCTTCATCGTAGAGCACGAACCTCGCCGGATCATTCCACGAAGCATCATCGGGCAAACCAATGATGGCCTGATTTGCCTGTCCCGTGCGTGCAATAGTCTTTCCATCACTGCCCATCAAGGCTTTATCCAATCTCTCCTTCAGCGACTCAGGCACATCCACCTTCTCTTCATACACGGATTCCACGAGCACATCGATTTCATCCGGAAGCGTGAGGTGCTGTTTCCCCCGTAACAGACTCCATGTACGCAACAGGATGTCCTCATGATAGACAGAACCCCACCAGAGAGGTTTCCCGAAGGAAGGTGGTTCGTCGCTTAGTAACCCAGCTACCAGAAGCATCGGCTCGGAAACAGACCTGGTTGTCCTCGCATGCCTCCACAAACGCCCCGCACGTTGAAGGACGAGGTCGATAGGCGCCAAGTCGGTTACAATCATATCGAAATCTAAATCAAGGCTCTGCTCTGCTACTTGAGTGGCAATAAGGATCTTCCTACCACTCCGTGCCCCCAGCCTCCCGAACGACTTCAAGGCCTGCTCTTCCCGCTGTTGCCGCCTGTCTGCTGGGAAACGAGCATGGAACAGGAATACTTCCGTTCCGTCTGACAGACGCTTGCCGACTCGGTGCCCCTCGCGCATCAACGGCTCACCAGCGGGAAACAGCCGGTATACGTCTTGGGCCCGCTGCACCGTATTCAACAACGCCAGCCCCATTCCGCCCTGAGTGAGATGCGACTCTAGTGCAACACGGATATCGGATAGATCTGGAGCGATGGCTTGCAAGCGCACTGTCTGGCGGCGCGCCGGATCAGCCTGAAAATGCTTCTGGAATACTGACTCACCTTGCTGGAAGACGGTGAGCCGAGGGTATGACACCTCTTGGGCAGACATTGTCTTACTTACAACCGAGGCCAACTTTCGACGAATCGAGGGTGGAAGAGTGGCTGAGAGTAAGACCACTGAGGAGCCGAGCGCCAGGAGCCAGCGGAGCAGGTGAATTAAGAGAGTGCCAGTATAGGCATCATAGGCATGGATTTCATCGAAGACAACCACGCGATTCGCAAGACCCCAGAGACGGACGAAGTTGTGTCGCACCGGCAGAATAGGCAACAGCACCTGGTCTACCGTTCCCACTCCATATTCAGAAAGTAGCGCCCGCTTTTTATTCGTGAACCATTCTCCAGCCCGTACCTGCCCCTCTTTCTCATCCCAGATGCCGGACACTTTCAACTTCTGAAATGTATCGTTAAGTAATGCGCCACCATGTACTAATTGCAGATCGAGCCTTCGATTGACTCCTTGGTCACGCAGAAACTTGAGAGTTCGGGTGAACATCGCATTGCCCGTAGCTTTGGTCGGTAAGGCGACATAGAGACCGCGATGCCCAAACTTCCTCTGTAACTCTAGATGGGCAAAGAACGCTGCCTCCGTCTTGCCCTCGCCCATGGGTGCTTCCAGCAATAAAATGGCCGGGGCTGTCAGATCCGCGAGTGCTTCGGCAACCGCCTGCTGTAACGGGCGAGGGGAAAAACCAAATACCTCCCGAAAGGGCTTTGACTCTTTACCAAGTGGCGTTCTTGA
Protein-coding sequences here:
- the cas2e gene encoding type I-E CRISPR-associated endoribonuclease Cas2e translates to MLVIVLENAPPRLRGRLAVWLLEIRAGVYVGNYSVKVREHVWSQVEAGIGEGNAVMAWRSNNEAGFDFVTLGTNRRIPVELDGAKLVSFLPESGSAPESSQPSS
- the cas1e gene encoding type I-E CRISPR-associated endonuclease Cas1e; protein product: MADILPPLKPIPIKERLSVLYIEYGHLDVLDGAFVVVDKNGVRTHIPVGGVVCLMLEPGTRVSHAACALAARVGTLLVWIGEAGVRLYSAGQPGGARADRLLYQAKLALDDELRLKVVRKMYALRFGEEPPQRRSVEQLRGIEGARVREMYKRVAAQAGVQWKARNYDVEDWDQGDIANRCLSAATACLYGVTEAAVLAAGYAPAIGFIHTGKPLSFVYDVADIYKFETVVPLAFRIAAKNPPNAEQQVRLACRDRFRETKLLERIIPGIEEMLAAGEIPRPTPFEEQVLPAIPNQDNIGDAGHRT
- the cas6e gene encoding type I-E CRISPR-associated protein Cas6/Cse3/CasE: MFLHRIYLDPRCREARRDLADPYQLHSTLCRAFSRPEHKCPEGEVLWRLEPEVGSDGYPRLLVQSRTAPDWDGIGVRGWLAQADAPIDLQNRLKLDALRPGQRYRFRLRANPCVSRNGKRLGLLQLVEQEQWIQRKGQAHGFVLPQLPSFVGSEQQEPRLDVAVSQERMLSGMQHHGNRIRIFSVLYDGLLTVIDPDAFVKVLHTGIGHGKALGLGLLSVAPIA
- the cas5e gene encoding type I-E CRISPR-associated protein Cas5/CasD — protein: MPTLLLRLVGPMQSWGTTSRFDQRDTGKEPSKSGVVGLLAAALGIDRENWIDLEPLTHLTLGVRHDRPGMPKRDYQTAQHIISADRSKIHETAVTTRDYLADAAFLVGVGAENVALLGSLHAALRNPVWPLALGRKSYVPSEAIWMADAMQDMPLREALARYPWIATRRKWEALPEQLLMSLESEDGSGVLRMDQPLSSFAERRFGARFVRSEWIPFPQGGGPCFSIESI
- the cas7e gene encoding type I-E CRISPR-associated protein Cas7/Cse4/CasC, with translation MKTLIEIHALQNFAPSNLNRDDTGAPKDAWFGGSRRARVSSQCLKRAVRQHFKGLVENGGLASDDLARRTKRILERITEYLVAKGHSEAEADEKTRQALAAVELSIKEDGKSEYLVFLGEREIASVADIIHEKWQSISPNNASPVAGKKAGKAKKQAAQGADPELKKALDKVFNGGKAVDVALFGRMLADMPEKNQHAACQVAHAISTHAVEREFDFYTAVDDLKPEDTAGADMMGTVEFNSACFYRYAVVDWDGLVKNLQEDTDLAEKGLRAFLEGFVVAEPTGKQNTFAAHNQPEFVAVSVRRNTAPSNLANAFETALRVRKEESLTQVSAEKLVDKAKKLRAAYGNAGQTFVLNLTETKLDGFGISVNSLKELLEKSLAAVKE
- the casB gene encoding type I-E CRISPR-associated protein Cse2/CasB, encoding MRRFIEWLEGLNQKDTKVRAVLRRSLAFDPGAFPPAYPYVEPFVRNESDEWKREMHYLVAGLWAAHWREGHAEVPTTIGKACAAHQAASDSTSTERRFITLLDSSSDELPHRLRQVITLLKDYSIDFEALLTGLVYWNDGQKRTQNGWARDFYRNLQDDTETEAESVTEEEQPA
- the casA gene encoding type I-E CRISPR-associated protein Cse1/CasA, giving the protein MSRFNLIDEKWIPVRFLSGSRGELGIQDVLLRAKDIAAIEDPSPLVVAALHRFLLAVLYRALEGPTDIDQAKDLFKSGLPSDKVTAYLAKWRDRFWLFDETRPFGQVPTFEPNIWRSWTVLAAEHNADNAKVLFDHVDVGAPGAISEAAAARWILATQTFSVSCGKSELSHTGTAPSATAAIVLPLGNDLEDTLLFSLIPENREVAAMDLPLWEREPESVKTLKDGVKRPANGFADRYTWRTRAIVLMKNDSGRVDQLGFASGVGDSSKGQIDPMLAYRIDDKNGKLPIQFRDRGLWRDFDSLLPDSSHLGPLVIEHAIAITRLNPKRFPRSMMVLGQANNKAKIEYWRMERFVLPEALGGDRFIRTEIKQLLHEAEDAQRSLWLASRSYARHILGRGEREPDKNDVKKFVTQITANSWYWSTLESNFHEILREYTRERDSGDIRCQWLISVRAVLKQAWEQHRNSVSMGDAWAIRALVKAEWPIRAKLRELDEEILKLTPAMEEA
- the cas3 gene encoding CRISPR-associated helicase Cas3', which translates into the protein MNNVLRNLWAKTSRDQDERWHPLILHMLDVAASAEAILLREPDSTRRRMGAILGLEWEEARPWLLLLIACHDLGKGCPGFQCKWKNLSGLDSGRSPNTDINHAFVSQIALAEWLQQQHWPYDLSDLVADAVGCHHGERASPSMLNDLTGNRRAIGKPEWSDVRRGLIESLREVLKPTIAPTKGNLSGPDFMLLSGLTSFADWIGSNEEWFAFGTPHDCGDLNAWFESRSVCAEHALNAIGWGSRTPLGKESKPFREVFGFSPRPLQQAVAEALADLTAPAILLLEAPMGEGKTEAAFFAHLELQRKFGHRGLYVALPTKATGNAMFTRTLKFLRDQGVNRRLDLQLVHGGALLNDTFQKLKVSGIWDEKEGQVRAGEWFTNKKRALLSEYGVGTVDQVLLPILPVRHNFVRLWGLANRVVVFDEIHAYDAYTGTLLIHLLRWLLALGSSVVLLSATLPPSIRRKLASVVSKTMSAQEVSYPRLTVFQQGESVFQKHFQADPARRQTVRLQAIAPDLSDIRVALESHLTQGGMGLALLNTVQRAQDVYRLFPAGEPLMREGHRVGKRLSDGTEVFLFHARFPADRRQQREEQALKSFGRLGARSGRKILIATQVAEQSLDLDFDMIVTDLAPIDLVLQRAGRLWRHARTTRSVSEPMLLVAGLLSDEPPSFGKPLWWGSVYHEDILLRTWSLLRGKQHLTLPDEIDVLVESVYEEKVDVPESLKERLDKALMGSDGKTIARTGQANQAIIGLPDDASWNDPARFVLYDEDEPGIHRALMAQTRLGEDSIIAIPLLADDGFESKTTPDFAQSKEWFLRGVNLTRMAVVQRLKKMGVPEGWKESPLLRSCFPLFLHADGRWEEDATVRLDDDLGIVYEPKETE